AATTATGCTTTTCCATATCAAGGCCAAACTAAAGGTACAGTATGCAAGTTTTGTAATACGATCATAAAGAGTGGTGGTATCACTCGATTTAAGTTCCACTTGACTGGATTAGATCCTGCCAAGAATACATGAGTTTGTGATAAGGTACGaccagaagttcaaaaattAGTAAAAGAATGGATGAGGAGAAAATGTATTGCAAAATATCAAAAGGATTCAATAATCCATGATACTCGAGAAGAATTGCGATCATGGTTATCACAACAATTGAACTctaaagatgaagatgaaggttttgTAGGTCAGCAAGATGTAGTTCCCTGTGATTATAAAGCTGCTATGAGTGCATCAAGACAATCAGAATGGGAAAGGGAGCAAGGTATAAGTAGAGGTGTTTCAGGGCCTGGCGGGACAAGTCGAAGCCAACCAAAATTTTATAGATCAAAAAGTGTACAATAAGAGCATGGAGACCAACCTCAAGCTTCATTCCCACAGTCACTCTATAAATCCAATGCTGCAAAACAAAATAGCATCATTGACTCCATGTCAATGGGAAGCCTCAAGGAGAAGCTTGGTCGATTATGTGAGAAGTTTTTTATATATACCAATGTTGCTGCGTACAAAGCGGAATCTCATGAGTACAAAAATGTGATAATTGGAGCACAAGAGTGTCCAAATGTGAGAAAAATATGTAGTGGTGATTTGATTCGACCAGGACCAACACGGTTTGCCACTAATTACATTTCTCTTCAAAGCCTTTTCCAAAAGAAGGCTGGACTTAAACAATTGTTTACTTGTGATGACTGTGTTACTAGCAAATATAGTCGAAGCAAGGAGGGAAGACGTATAGAGGAACTCATTCTTGAAAACATGTTTTGGGACAATGTGCAAGCAGTGATTTCTATTTACGAGCCATTATACGGTGTTCTTCGAATAGTTGACACAGAGGTTAACCCGACAATGCCAATGCTGTATGATTTATTTAAGAATGTGAGAACAAAGCTGGAAGAAGTCAGGAATACAATTTGGGTCAGAAAAATCATCGACGATAGATGGTTTAAGCAATTGTATCATCCATTACATGCAGCAGCTTATTATTTGAATCCAATGTTCCAGCAtagtgaaggaattggtgatgaTCCAGAGCTACTAGACGCCCTTCACTCAGTTTTTACAAAGTTAGACCCAAACTCCATAGGCATCGCACAATTCGGAAATGAGGTAAATTTTCTATATTTgattaattgttattttcattTACGAACATTCCTAATTCTTTCTCATGCAGATTATAAGCTTTAGAGACTCATTATACGGATTTGGAAGACCAGCTGCCATTGCTGCGAGGAAAGCAATGACTACATATGAATGGTGGAACATGTATGGAACATGTATGAGGGTGATGCACCTACACTTAGTAAATTGGTAATGAAGATCCTATCTCAAACCACATCATCTTCTGCTTGCGAGCCAAATTGGAGGACATTTTCTCTTATCCATACAAAGCAAAGAAATCGTCTGGCACATAACAAACTCGAGCAAATTGTGTATTGTTATTACAACATGAAGCTACAATTGCGAGATGCAAAAGCCGCTGCAGATAGAGTTGCGGAGACCAGTTATTTAGACCTATTCAATATAGCTGCAGATATAGGTGCGGAGGAAACTGCTGATCTAATATAACATTGGTTCGACCTTTACATTTAGATGATGCAGCtggaaatccaaatccaaatataGCAACGCATGCTCGTGGAATGGGAATTGATGTGGATACGGTAATGAAGAAAGAAGTAAGAGATCATTCTGATGAAAGTGGTTATAAATTATCAAGAGGCACTAGTGAAAAATCaattgatgatgatggtgatggtggtaATACTGGTGGTGGTGGAAGATATCATGCCTATGGTGGTAGTGGACGTGATAACTCATGTGACAATAGTAGTTATGACGACACTAATCGTGAGGCGAATTATGGAAATGACAGGGGGAGTGGCAAATCATGGCACTACAACTAATATAGTAATGATGATCCTAGTGCAAATAGTGAATACAATTCTAGAGCTAGAGATACACAAGGAAGACGCGATAGCCATTTATCTCTAAATGAGTTTGAATCACTTTCTTCAAGTCTTCGCTCAATGGACATAGGAACTCAATATAGTGATCCCTAACCCATTCCATTCTCCTTATCCTCATCATGAAATGAGTTCTACCTCAGAAAGTACTTACGGAATTGGATCAAGCTTACAAGGTGGAAGCACATCTGGCCTTTTTGATCATTCTTCATCCCAAATTCCGCATCTTCATTCAATGAAACACCATATTGGGTAATTTCACAATTTCCGATATAtcactaggccaataaccttaacatacaacactttttacacaacgaaaaaaaaaatttgttgtgtgatgagggAAAGTGAATCATACAACACGTTTACaaaacttacgttgtataaggctGTTAAAATTATGAAGTTTTTAGCTAGAAGATCATTGCATAACACTTACAAGAATaattcgttgtgtgaatgaaaaaacaAATAGCGGCAGATTTTCCTCCTAGCTTGACTCAAATTTAGCTTTAAATTGATACTACATagtacaacagaatagttatatctgttgtatgagagtagcgtgcaaaatatcatacaacagtttttgacTTTGTGTTGTACGATCAAGAGGGAAAGGTTTGGACGTGCCTATATTTGCCCTAAGATAGCACTCATTCCCCCTCAAGACCTAtaaattttgattgaaatatatCTGGTAATTGATGATTCCACAACCAAATGACTTATTTGTGTTGTATGAATGAGTAATGCCTAACCTAGTTGCAAGAAAGAAATATGTCCACCAACATTTCCCCCCAAACTATTCCCCCCCAACCTCTCCCCCAATTCATTTCCCTCCACCCAGACAACAATAGGCGGCAAAGTGAAAATTTAaagtggcattcagacaacatttatgtggaaaaccattgtctgattgCTTGTTCATGTATCAAGTGATGACTTCACCATATATCAAAATCAACCCATTTGGACCATGGTATActtgagcaaaaaaaaaaagaaaagaaaaagagaaagagcctTGGAAGAGACATTCACTCCACTATCACTTGGCCAAGGCATTCGTGCTATGGACCCCTCACAAACGCCCTTTCTTCGACAGACCCCGACGCATTATTTTCTTTGACAAAGCTCTCTATCTTCTTGACAAACTTCGACGAACCCTTTCTCGACAGACCCCGACCTAGTTTTTCTCTGACAAGCCCCAACAAAAGCTCTCCCTCTTCTACAAACCCCGACCAAAACCATCTCTGCCTCTAGCTAGGTTATTCGATTTGGGAAATAGGGAAGGgaaaaaacttaatgggtagTCTCTAGGAAGTCTCAGAGcaccaaagagagagaaagatagcGATTTTTCGTTTCTAGGGTTTACTCTGCGCGATCAATCCGAGTTCCAAAGATCCAGAAGCTAGGGTTTCCGAGCATGAGGAGCTTGGATCAGTTCAAGTCCCTATCCAAATCGGTCTCAGAAGGACCTCCGAGGACGTTCGCCTACTCTTTACGTCCGCCGGAGTCGACTTTGTTGGGAAGCTTGGCGAATTTGAAGCTCACCGCAGGTTCTGATTGATTAGAATTTGTCAGTTTTCTAGTTGATTTCATTGGTGATTTTGAATTTCCGAGATGATTTCTTGTTCGTTCTCTTCGTTTGCagagaaattggtgaaggagCAAGCTTCTGTGAAAACAGATCTGGAAATGGcagtactctctctctctctcttttgttcgATGAGCCTGTGATTGTGCGAGTGTGAATTGTTAGGGTTTGGTTCAATTTCATGTCAATGTAGATGTTTGTTGTCTCTTACTTGAAGTTCAAAGGCATATGAACGAGTAATTTACTGATAAATGCAGAACACTAAGCTGAAAAAATTGATTTAATTAGTTAGATTCGTAGTTAAATTTATGGATTAACTCTGATATACTTACTGTTGATTCGACCTGAATTATCCTGTAGGCTTTGATTTGGTTTACTTAACTAAGGATAATGGCTATTGGGATGTGAATTTCTGTCTCAAAGGTAGAAGGTTTGTAGGTTTCTTAAAAAATGGTGGGGAAGATCATATTTTCTTTGCTACTTATCAGAATTAAAACTAAAAGTCTAGAACATGTGATATGTTCTTTGCTATGAAGcatttgctttctttgttttcagttGTAGAAATTTAGTTCATATGTGATCTTTCTAAGGGCAATATGAGCTTTCAAATGATTTAGCTAGTTGTATTGTTTAATAAAATTGTGTGATATGTATCTTGAAAGCTTCCTCTCAGTTTCCCCTGCGTCTTTTTTTATGCTACAGACTAATAGTGGGCCAAATTTTCAAGTGCATTTAGTGTGTTTGCTAATATCTTTTAAGATTATAGTGCTTACGGTTGTCATTGTTAAATTTTGTTAGCTCTGGCTTGGCATCCTtttcatgaagaatattttGTCAGTGGGAGTTCTGATGGATCCATTTTCCATTAGCTTGTTGGGTAAATTCGATTCCTGATCCATAGTTTCTGTGTGTCAATTTTCTTTAATCAGTGTTATAGAGTAGTTTGATCTATTCATTTCTTAGATCTTTACTTATCATGAATGTCATGGTCTAATTAAATAACAATTAAGCCagcaataaataattaaatattgtgACAGCCAAGTGAGCAAACATTGACAAATAGTACTTGCTGCATGATCCTGCATCCTGTTATTTTACATACTGTATGGCTTCTGTAAAAATATATTTGGCACCTAgaatttattgaaatttttggaATAGCACCTAAGTTATTTGTGTTCCAAGTTTCTTAAGGTGGGGACTCAGGCAGCCGACCTATAGTTTGCCAAATTTATTGTTCATTTCAGGAGAAATTTGGATTTAGTAGTTTGGTTCTGGTTCTTAAGCTTTTTGCGATGGTTATGGATGGAAGTTGACTATGAGTGTAGTAGGGTATTACTAATGCAAGGTGTGCGGGTTGTGAAGTAGGGTTGCGTCATTTGGAAGCAATACGTTAATAAATTATGATATCTCTAGTGGAAAGCTGAATTACATTCTCCATGGTCTATTTGATGACTGGAGAAAAATGACTGAGGCCTCATACACAACTTATGGTTCCCTTTTGTTCGAGTTATTTTATTCTGCTAGATTGGAAGGCAACAGTATTCCAATCTGATGCACAGGCATGAGACTCCCCAGGTTGAAATTGCTAATACACACGATGACAGTGTGTGGGATCTCCAATGGCACCCTATTGGCTATGTTCTTTGCAGGTATGCATATCTAGTCATTTTGTTTATGATCGTGCTCTGCTTAGTGTGTTCGTTCTTTTATCCAAAATAAAAGTCTATAAATGGGGAAATGCTCTCTCTATATCATTATGAATTTCATTTTCTActctatatataattatatattcttagtctgcatCATGTTATACTCCATTTATATAACTAAATGGTGAAATGTTGTCAAAATGGAAGTCTATAAAATCTAAGCAAAATTAACATCCAGGTCAATTTTTATAGCAACTTAGTTTTGCAAAGTTCTGTTGATAACTTATGTGAAGTAGTTTTGCAAAGTTCTGTTGTTCCAATATTGAAGAATGAAAAACAATATTGTTCCATCAACTGATCCACAACTGATGTTGTGCTTGTCTCAGTAAACAAGATAGTTTTCAATCTTCTTTGCAATATTGTTTTTTTGCGTTATCATCTGGGTGTAAAAGGTCAAACTGTTAATTTATGTTTAAATCTCTGGATTGTCAACTGTGtgtttatattttggatatattgaATGGGAAATGACTGAATTTTGAAATCAATTGATGCATGCACCAAAAGTTGTTACTGTGAGATAAGATTAATCATTGTAGGAATTGTAGAGGAAGGATGAGAACAAGAATCACGAACAATTGCGAGCCATGTAACTCTCGTGTAGGGATGGTGTGGTTTTAGGTATACAAGTGCATCAATTTTTAAAATAACTTAGCTTCATTTTTGTCCCTTCCTGAGCTCTCCTCTCAACTCAGCTTTGAACAACCAACCCCTGCAAACTTCATTATATTGCAGGGGTTTGCTGCGGGATTAAGGTCATGACCAAATATACTTCTAATTAACAATTCAATGGTTAATAGGGCTTGTTTGCATCATGTCAATTGCTTTTCCATGTTGCTTCAGTGATCAATTCTTGTGTTTTAACTTTGGTACCCAAATAACCtattatttcttattttatCATATTTATGAATTATCAATCTTGtggtttttttattatatttgaaACCTTGTTAGCCTGTGCAATAGGAGTTTGGGAATTGGCTTGTTTGTCATTACACGTAGAGAATCTTTCCGTAAAGGGAATTCCATACTGGATGGCT
Above is a genomic segment from Rosa chinensis cultivar Old Blush chromosome 3, RchiOBHm-V2, whole genome shotgun sequence containing:
- the LOC112194547 gene encoding uncharacterized protein LOC112194547 is translated as MGSLKEKLGRLCEKFFIYTNVAAYKAESHEYKNVIIGAQECPNVRKICSGDLIRPGPTRFATNYISLQSLFQKKAGLKQLFTCDDCVTSKYSRSKEGRRIEELILENMFWDNVQAVISIYEPLYGVLRIVDTEVNPTMPMLYDLFKNVRTKLEEVRNTIWVRKIIDDRWFKQLYHPLHAAAYYLNPMFQHSEGIGDDPELLDALHSVFTKLDPNSIGIAQFGNEIISFRDSLYGFGRPAAIAARKAMTTYEWWNMYGTYDAAGNPNPNIATHARGMGIDVDTVMKKEVRDHSDESGYKLSRGTSEKSIDDDGDGGNTGGGGRYHAYGGSGRDNSCDNSSYDDTNREANYGNDRGSGKSWHYN